From the Halorubellus sp. JP-L1 genome, one window contains:
- a CDS encoding MFS transporter yields the protein MAVLSWLFGDDANVLRRRNFQALLLANVIGPLGTALISPILDSLIEPFGATPATIGLVISFFTAPPIVMIPLVGVLADRYGRKPILVTAILGYGLAGTLIVFTTDFQIVLGLRFVQGIAYAGLTPIIITSIGDIYEGSLEATAQGLRFTGSGLTQAAVPLLSGALVTIAWYYPFLFYALAFPIAVVCYAWFDEPEGGDESAPRDEVAADGSEPDTLRSVLRQPYVLALVVARGLPVVIWIGFLTYNSIIVVRLFDGTPTQAGILVTIASVSYALAASQAGRIADTFDSRFLPLVGANVCLGVGFATFLLAPTIFVAAVGIVVTGVGFGVTLSLYRSLITGITTKSLRGGLVGVSESIGRFAATVTPLYFGWVITVTSPRIGIGPSLQLAGVASALLVSTSSILCLVVFYSASSYVD from the coding sequence GTGGCTGTACTCAGCTGGTTATTCGGCGACGACGCCAACGTCCTCCGGAGACGCAACTTCCAGGCGTTGCTGCTGGCGAACGTCATCGGCCCCCTCGGCACGGCACTCATCTCGCCCATCCTCGACTCGCTCATCGAACCGTTCGGGGCGACGCCAGCGACGATCGGGCTCGTCATCTCGTTCTTCACCGCACCACCGATCGTGATGATCCCCCTCGTCGGCGTGCTCGCGGACCGATACGGTCGGAAGCCGATCCTCGTCACCGCAATCCTCGGGTACGGGCTCGCCGGGACGCTCATCGTCTTCACGACGGACTTCCAGATTGTCCTCGGGCTTCGATTCGTCCAGGGAATCGCGTACGCCGGTTTGACGCCCATCATCATTACCTCCATCGGCGACATCTACGAGGGCTCGCTCGAGGCGACCGCACAAGGCCTCCGGTTCACGGGGTCGGGCCTGACCCAGGCAGCTGTCCCGTTGCTCTCCGGCGCGCTCGTCACGATTGCCTGGTACTATCCATTCCTATTCTATGCGCTGGCGTTCCCGATCGCTGTCGTCTGCTACGCGTGGTTCGACGAACCAGAGGGCGGCGACGAATCGGCTCCACGGGACGAAGTGGCGGCGGACGGCTCCGAGCCGGACACCCTCAGGTCAGTACTCCGACAGCCATACGTCCTTGCGTTAGTCGTCGCCCGTGGCCTCCCGGTCGTCATCTGGATCGGATTCCTCACGTACAATTCCATCATCGTCGTCCGTCTCTTCGACGGCACGCCGACCCAGGCGGGGATTCTCGTCACCATCGCCAGCGTCTCGTACGCCCTCGCCGCCAGTCAAGCGGGACGGATCGCCGACACCTTCGACAGTCGATTCCTCCCGCTCGTCGGCGCGAACGTCTGCCTCGGGGTCGGCTTCGCCACGTTCCTCCTTGCGCCGACCATCTTCGTCGCCGCGGTCGGTATCGTCGTCACCGGCGTCGGATTCGGGGTCACGCTCTCGCTCTACCGGAGTCTGATTACTGGCATCACAACGAAGTCCCTCCGCGGCGGTCTTGTCGGCGTCAGCGAGTCGATCGGACGGTTCGCCGCGACGGTCACTCCGCTCTACTTCGGGTGGGTCATCACCGTTACCTCCCCCCGGATTGGTATCGGCCCATCACTCCAGCTCGCCGGCGTTGCCTCAGCCCTGCTGGTGAGCACGAGTAGCATCCTCTGTCTCGTCGTCTTCTACTCCGCATCGTCGTACGTGGATTGA
- a CDS encoding branched-chain amino acid ABC transporter permease produces MAFVDTLLTLVVLSLTLGGVYTLISLGLTLIFGVMDIVNMAHGGMIMIGGFMAFAFTQEFAMNPLVSIVVVVPVMFALGYLLQAQLLERLKFDLHMNSLLFTFGFAVVIEALLTLHFGNSPKFINAFDTSIPINVGFANVVAGVGGYIGAASLYVFLQRSETGRAIRATAQVPDLAEASGINVPYVRSITFGIASVLAGIGGVLYLLPYQISPIGGQKLLVFSFIIVALGGLGSLRGAAVSAVIIATLQMVITYYVGSTTAFMVLLFGAVAVLLVTPNGLFGDQVRA; encoded by the coding sequence ATGGCGTTCGTTGACACGCTCCTGACGTTGGTCGTTCTCAGCCTGACGCTCGGTGGCGTGTACACGCTCATCTCGCTGGGCCTGACGCTGATCTTCGGGGTGATGGACATTGTCAACATGGCGCATGGTGGGATGATCATGATCGGTGGCTTCATGGCCTTCGCCTTCACCCAGGAGTTCGCCATGAACCCACTCGTGAGCATCGTCGTCGTCGTCCCGGTGATGTTCGCCCTCGGTTACCTCCTTCAGGCCCAGCTCCTGGAGCGCCTGAAGTTCGACCTCCACATGAACAGTCTCCTGTTCACGTTCGGGTTCGCCGTGGTCATCGAAGCCCTGTTGACCCTCCACTTCGGGAACTCGCCGAAGTTCATCAACGCGTTCGACACTTCGATTCCCATCAACGTCGGATTCGCGAACGTGGTCGCGGGCGTCGGCGGGTACATCGGCGCAGCCTCGCTGTACGTGTTCCTTCAGCGCTCAGAGACGGGTCGGGCCATCCGGGCGACGGCGCAGGTCCCCGACCTCGCGGAGGCGTCCGGGATCAACGTCCCCTACGTGCGGTCGATCACGTTCGGTATCGCGAGCGTTCTGGCGGGCATCGGGGGCGTATTGTACCTGCTCCCGTACCAGATCTCGCCGATAGGTGGACAGAAACTCCTCGTGTTCTCGTTCATCATCGTCGCGCTCGGTGGCCTCGGAAGCCTCCGCGGCGCAGCCGTCAGCGCAGTCATCATCGCGACGTTACAGATGGTCATCACGTACTACGTCGGCTCGACGACCGCGTTCATGGTGTTGCTGTTCGGCGCGGTCGCCGTCCTCTTGGTCACGCCGAACGGACTGTTCGGTGACCAGGTGAGAGCATGA
- a CDS encoding branched-chain amino acid ABC transporter permease, translating to MSKEHVDSSTAGSRTDTGSADADWSKITEESLWRQFLVTGSKEYRKYFYPVLGVLALAIVTSMFVVGAYLHEFLYILFMYVGLACLWNFLSGYSGYVLFGVTIFFGVGAYATAGVMNAFAVSWPVGLLAAALISLGISAVIGYILLRISGIYFAIGTLLIVEGTREAIFVEDGVTGHLGGASGITVSPVSSEITFLGFGLLALFTIALTYELATSKFGLRMMAIREDEEALVSLGVNPLRYKLTAFVLISIVMGIIGGMYVLTLGFMYPETPFNHQIILTVILAAILGGRGTVWGPVLGIIILVPLEEVLWLNYPDIFLVLYGLCLMAVILFIPDGIINRLKTMGILPNSRSV from the coding sequence ATGAGTAAAGAACACGTGGACAGCAGCACGGCAGGTAGCCGTACCGACACCGGGTCGGCTGACGCCGACTGGTCGAAGATCACCGAGGAGTCGCTCTGGCGGCAGTTCCTCGTCACTGGGTCGAAGGAATACAGAAAGTACTTCTATCCCGTCCTCGGCGTGCTCGCGCTCGCCATCGTCACGTCGATGTTCGTCGTCGGCGCGTACCTCCACGAGTTCCTGTACATCCTGTTCATGTACGTCGGGCTGGCGTGCCTCTGGAACTTCCTCTCGGGGTACAGCGGCTACGTCCTGTTCGGCGTGACGATATTCTTCGGGGTAGGAGCGTACGCTACTGCTGGCGTGATGAACGCGTTCGCCGTGTCCTGGCCCGTCGGCCTGCTCGCGGCGGCACTCATCTCGCTGGGGATCTCGGCCGTCATCGGCTACATCCTCCTCCGTATCTCGGGTATCTACTTCGCCATCGGGACGCTCCTCATCGTCGAAGGGACGCGCGAAGCGATCTTCGTCGAGGACGGAGTGACGGGACACCTCGGCGGTGCGAGCGGAATCACCGTCTCGCCCGTGTCCAGCGAGATCACCTTCCTCGGGTTCGGCCTCCTCGCACTCTTCACGATCGCGCTCACGTACGAGCTTGCGACCTCGAAGTTCGGACTGCGGATGATGGCGATACGCGAGGACGAAGAGGCGCTCGTCTCGTTGGGCGTGAACCCGCTCCGGTACAAGCTCACGGCGTTCGTCCTCATCTCGATCGTCATGGGCATCATCGGCGGGATGTACGTGCTCACGCTCGGGTTCATGTACCCGGAGACTCCGTTCAATCACCAGATCATCCTCACCGTCATCCTCGCCGCCATCCTCGGCGGCCGCGGGACCGTGTGGGGGCCGGTGCTGGGCATCATCATCCTGGTGCCCCTCGAGGAGGTGCTCTGGCTGAACTACCCGGACATCTTCCTCGTCCTGTACGGGCTCTGCCTGATGGCTGTCATCCTCTTCATCCCCGATGGCATCATCAATCGCCTGAAGACCATGGGTATCCTCCCGAACAGTCGTTCGGTCTGA
- the tcuA gene encoding FAD-dependent tricarballylate dehydrogenase TcuA, with translation METRRSDLVVIGCGIAGLSAGLRGAELGMDVTILEKAPKAERGGQTRYSESFRAPSASTDLSEWGYEFAVPDYTEQDFYDDIMARTDGSADPELARTVVENAGPTIEWLTSHGVEWDMEPLAVGYVAGRTWFDSPELIEHLVTTIEDLGGEIHYEAEARDLDLADDHSVEAVTAVVDDRFVRFECEAAVLATGGYESSEEKRAKYIGAGFEEMKVRGSPFNTGEGIDMAVDAGANAVGQWSGAHMAIIDAASPAFGGGANRVDGYQYGLILNKNGERFVDEGEDARAHTYAKFGRLIFEEPEHVAYIVVDSKVHDLVRATGPSDPVIADTVPDLLAELDIDESTAEQTVSAFNDACDPGEFDPEVLDGNDAQLDPPKSNWALPVDEPPFYAYAVTGGITFGFGGVEITSSGEVKDSRGHVISGLYGAGNSTGGLFYNNYPGGTGLTNAAVFGKLAAEHAHESSE, from the coding sequence ATGGAGACACGTCGCTCAGACCTCGTCGTCATAGGCTGCGGTATCGCCGGCCTCTCGGCCGGACTCCGGGGCGCCGAGCTCGGGATGGACGTCACGATCCTCGAGAAAGCACCGAAGGCCGAGCGCGGCGGTCAGACGCGCTACAGCGAATCGTTCCGTGCACCGTCCGCGAGTACGGACCTCTCCGAGTGGGGGTACGAGTTCGCCGTCCCCGACTACACTGAGCAGGACTTCTACGACGACATCATGGCGCGTACCGACGGGTCGGCAGACCCCGAGTTGGCCAGGACCGTCGTCGAGAATGCCGGGCCGACCATCGAGTGGTTGACGTCCCACGGCGTCGAGTGGGACATGGAACCGCTCGCCGTCGGGTACGTCGCCGGGCGCACGTGGTTCGACAGCCCCGAACTCATCGAACATCTCGTGACGACGATCGAAGACCTCGGGGGGGAGATACACTACGAGGCCGAAGCTCGCGACCTGGATCTCGCCGACGACCACTCGGTCGAGGCCGTGACCGCGGTCGTGGACGACCGATTCGTCCGGTTCGAGTGCGAGGCCGCGGTCCTCGCCACCGGTGGGTACGAGTCCAGCGAGGAGAAGCGCGCGAAGTACATCGGCGCCGGCTTCGAGGAGATGAAGGTCCGAGGTAGTCCGTTCAACACCGGTGAGGGTATCGATATGGCGGTCGACGCGGGCGCGAACGCCGTCGGCCAGTGGAGTGGCGCGCACATGGCGATCATCGACGCTGCCTCGCCCGCGTTCGGCGGCGGTGCGAACCGCGTCGACGGCTACCAGTACGGGCTCATACTCAACAAGAACGGCGAACGGTTCGTCGACGAGGGCGAGGACGCTCGCGCCCACACGTACGCGAAGTTCGGTCGCCTGATCTTCGAGGAACCCGAGCACGTCGCGTACATCGTAGTCGATTCCAAGGTCCACGACCTCGTGCGGGCCACGGGCCCATCCGACCCAGTAATCGCTGATACCGTCCCCGACCTCCTCGCCGAACTCGACATCGACGAGAGTACCGCGGAGCAGACGGTGTCGGCGTTCAACGACGCCTGCGACCCCGGCGAGTTCGACCCGGAGGTCCTGGACGGCAACGACGCCCAGCTCGACCCGCCGAAGAGCAACTGGGCGCTCCCCGTCGACGAACCGCCATTCTACGCGTACGCAGTGACGGGCGGCATCACGTTCGGGTTCGGCGGCGTCGAGATCACCAGCAGCGGCGAAGTGAAGGACAGCCGCGGGCACGTCATCTCGGGGCTCTACGGCGCTGGGAACAGCACCGGCGGACTGTTCTACAACAACTATCCGGGCGGCACTGGGCTGACGAACGCCGCCGTTTTCGGGAAACTAGCGGCCGAACACGCCCACGAATCGAGCGAGTGA
- a CDS encoding PKD domain-containing protein, protein MAADSGEITIDVVHENGNQAGEVNALVIYQDGQHYETVENYPSVDLEHMFSNLPTGHDYTINAYIHDQLAGSVGPFTLSSDDSWFSDPSSVSKTITVENPVELSPTVTYQDGSTPLEGATVRVKSHQDDPDGSGKVVWRSATTTGDGTTDPSPLYLYPSEGTAPGYYTVEVLYGGEQVASERFDDLDSDASPTITTDATVPEYDVSASTDGSGSVDGVPDGPVEAGSTVTLTADPDAGHEFAGWSGDVPAGADDERVTLTVDADTSVTAEFEELAGDLTVDVRHENGDRASEVNGLIVWQDSVGGEAFRTFENYPSVAVAQKINDLPGGHEYKVTAYVNDQYAGSTDWIAVHDSDESATITVDDPASVEPTVYYADGSTPLSDARVVVESHEGVEWRSSTTTGDGTTEAPNLYLHPTDEGYYDVTVYYDGEQVASERVDSLSGDRSLDLTTSVEGTVDGTITGYRSPSSDQEYALDEWYDVTVAVRNDGSTERTFTVRPKVPSGTETRSERETVTVAPGATETVTFEQRWYGTYTQTRSFSHELLVDTDDDGSKEVVDEGSVTLSEPRNGDLHLAPNTGDGEPASFQVTATNTETGDTEIDRQISTDGTNVSAKIISVPAGTYDVTVDGDGYRSKTTTVTVEADTERVVEPLVTPTGVDATIDDAVDVSSGTYETGDTVEATVDVTNTGENQWEFFVGYSVRHAESGETYSNEGQTGTFVTLEPGETRSVTVEWRVDDGAQSGTYDVVTAVWYGYPEDGADQIESSGWTTGVFDVSDTPTTSLEYQGSKYTIEERSDGTVAVYDDSGSLVGAETAKKVLQYRVFVNNSVDDATGGWWEVTNQSEDFRTYYWLSHANQAGITGFKAYVNSHFGGYKDSIGEFVDLSVQATRALNQQRSGATYQWLNEYSRETQRAYAMYDGQKTEVERLTKTAELVQEAYRLKKTSDDVDTVTDAVRQASDSTDAGETIQGIAIETAMLPLNDVSAGLKTTEKQSLLLYHWGKTSKANLQMLENLEEKRRAGTITPDEMRLYYYLQIRFYSSQTNLWRHMATLQERGERSSVGFDLIASAHGNSPEKFRDSAEGIQMLVELKADAMGRFLNRSDRFVDRSVNVRDDPVKTQLDTAEPLTVQPSSWVAPGEEATIDVSSRGRPVINAKVAIGDKVVETDSEGTATVTFYQSGSYDVTISKDGFESAQAALLVREPNVSTQGFSAVSLGTVSGEESVTRSTEMTNSGEVAVDVTDASIDHDGLSASVASGHADPGETIEVSVTADPTELETGSFTANVTVEWESVDETTEIPVSGTVDDGDEDVSLSADAGGDRTVEAGATVTFDASGSSDPEGDVESYEWTVEGDDASDRSGARVEYAFERPGTYEVTVTVTDGDGNTDDDTVVVTVEERDTTTTTADEGPATDEDPAADEDPATDEASSRGSTTGEDETGGSESDSESTQSSTTGDPGSTSEVDSTTGSSDGDDSLTVPSAEEPGFGIVAALLALLGLLAVGRRR, encoded by the coding sequence ATGGCGGCCGACAGTGGCGAGATAACGATCGACGTCGTTCACGAGAACGGGAATCAGGCGGGGGAGGTGAACGCGCTGGTGATATACCAGGACGGCCAGCACTACGAGACCGTCGAGAACTATCCGTCCGTCGACCTCGAGCATATGTTCTCGAACCTCCCGACGGGACACGACTACACGATCAACGCGTACATCCACGACCAGCTGGCGGGCTCGGTCGGTCCGTTCACGTTGTCCTCGGACGACTCGTGGTTCAGTGATCCGAGTTCGGTCTCGAAGACGATCACCGTCGAGAACCCGGTCGAGCTCTCGCCGACGGTGACGTACCAGGACGGGTCGACGCCGCTCGAGGGCGCGACCGTGCGGGTGAAGTCCCATCAGGACGACCCCGATGGGTCCGGGAAGGTCGTCTGGCGGTCGGCGACGACGACCGGCGACGGCACGACCGATCCCTCGCCGCTGTACCTGTATCCGTCGGAGGGGACCGCCCCGGGATACTATACCGTCGAGGTGCTCTACGGCGGTGAGCAGGTGGCGAGCGAGCGCTTCGACGACCTCGATAGCGACGCGAGTCCGACCATCACGACGGACGCGACCGTTCCGGAGTACGACGTCTCCGCGTCCACCGACGGGTCGGGGAGCGTCGACGGCGTCCCCGACGGTCCGGTCGAGGCGGGGTCGACGGTGACGCTCACCGCTGACCCGGACGCGGGTCACGAGTTCGCGGGTTGGTCCGGTGACGTCCCCGCGGGCGCGGACGACGAGCGCGTCACGCTCACCGTCGACGCCGATACGAGCGTCACGGCCGAGTTCGAGGAACTCGCGGGCGACCTGACGGTCGACGTCCGCCACGAGAACGGCGACCGAGCTAGCGAAGTGAACGGCCTGATCGTCTGGCAGGACTCCGTGGGCGGTGAGGCCTTCCGGACGTTCGAGAACTATCCGTCCGTCGCCGTCGCACAGAAAATCAACGACTTGCCGGGCGGGCACGAGTACAAGGTCACCGCGTACGTCAACGACCAGTACGCGGGCTCGACCGACTGGATCGCCGTCCACGACAGCGACGAGAGTGCGACGATCACCGTCGACGACCCGGCGTCCGTCGAACCGACGGTCTACTACGCCGACGGCTCGACGCCGCTGTCGGACGCCCGGGTCGTCGTCGAGTCCCACGAGGGCGTGGAGTGGCGCAGCAGCACCACCACCGGTGACGGCACCACCGAAGCACCGAACCTCTACCTCCATCCCACGGACGAGGGGTACTACGACGTCACCGTGTACTACGACGGCGAGCAGGTGGCGAGCGAGCGCGTGGACTCGCTCTCGGGCGACCGCTCGCTGGACTTGACGACGAGCGTCGAGGGGACGGTCGACGGAACGATCACGGGCTACCGGTCCCCGAGTAGCGACCAGGAGTACGCGCTCGACGAGTGGTACGACGTGACCGTCGCGGTGCGCAACGACGGCAGCACGGAGCGGACGTTCACGGTCCGCCCGAAGGTCCCCTCGGGGACGGAAACGCGGTCGGAGAGGGAGACCGTCACGGTCGCTCCCGGTGCGACCGAGACCGTGACGTTCGAGCAGCGCTGGTACGGGACGTACACGCAGACGCGGTCGTTCTCGCACGAACTACTGGTCGACACTGACGACGACGGATCGAAGGAGGTCGTCGACGAGGGGTCGGTGACGCTCTCGGAACCACGGAACGGCGACCTGCACCTCGCACCGAACACGGGCGACGGCGAACCGGCGTCGTTCCAGGTGACGGCGACGAACACCGAGACCGGCGACACGGAGATCGATCGACAGATCAGTACGGACGGGACGAACGTCTCCGCGAAGATCATCTCCGTCCCGGCGGGGACCTACGACGTCACGGTCGACGGCGACGGGTACCGGTCGAAGACGACGACCGTCACCGTCGAGGCGGACACCGAGCGGGTCGTCGAACCGCTGGTGACGCCGACGGGCGTGGACGCCACGATCGACGACGCCGTCGACGTCTCGTCGGGGACCTACGAGACGGGTGACACCGTCGAGGCGACGGTCGACGTGACGAACACCGGCGAGAATCAGTGGGAGTTCTTCGTCGGGTACTCCGTCAGGCACGCCGAGAGCGGCGAGACGTACTCGAACGAGGGCCAGACCGGGACGTTCGTCACGCTCGAGCCCGGTGAAACGCGGTCCGTCACCGTCGAGTGGCGCGTCGACGACGGCGCGCAGAGCGGGACGTACGACGTCGTCACGGCCGTCTGGTACGGGTACCCGGAGGACGGTGCCGACCAGATCGAGTCCTCGGGGTGGACGACCGGCGTCTTCGACGTGTCGGATACGCCGACGACCTCGCTCGAGTACCAGGGGTCGAAGTATACGATCGAAGAGCGGTCGGACGGGACCGTCGCGGTGTACGACGACTCGGGGTCGCTCGTCGGCGCGGAGACCGCCAAGAAGGTCCTCCAGTACAGGGTGTTCGTGAACAACTCCGTGGACGACGCGACCGGCGGGTGGTGGGAGGTCACGAACCAGTCCGAGGACTTCCGGACGTACTACTGGCTGTCCCACGCCAACCAGGCCGGCATCACGGGGTTCAAGGCGTACGTCAACTCGCACTTCGGGGGATACAAGGACAGCATCGGTGAGTTCGTCGACCTCTCCGTGCAGGCGACCCGGGCGCTGAACCAGCAGCGGTCCGGGGCGACGTACCAGTGGCTCAACGAGTACTCCAGGGAGACCCAGCGTGCGTACGCGATGTACGACGGCCAGAAGACGGAGGTAGAGCGACTGACGAAGACGGCCGAACTCGTCCAGGAGGCCTACCGTCTGAAGAAGACGAGCGACGACGTCGATACGGTCACCGACGCCGTCAGGCAGGCGAGCGACTCGACGGACGCCGGAGAAACGATCCAGGGGATCGCGATCGAGACCGCGATGCTGCCGTTGAACGACGTGAGCGCGGGACTGAAGACGACGGAGAAGCAGTCGCTCCTGCTCTACCACTGGGGGAAGACCAGCAAGGCGAACCTCCAGATGCTGGAGAACCTGGAGGAGAAGCGTCGCGCCGGGACGATCACGCCAGACGAGATGCGGCTGTACTACTACCTCCAGATCCGCTTCTACAGCTCGCAGACGAACCTGTGGCGGCACATGGCGACCCTCCAGGAGCGCGGTGAGCGGTCGAGCGTCGGCTTCGACCTGATCGCGTCGGCGCACGGGAACTCTCCCGAGAAGTTCCGCGATAGCGCGGAGGGGATCCAGATGCTCGTCGAGCTGAAGGCGGACGCGATGGGGCGGTTCCTGAATCGCTCGGACAGGTTCGTCGACAGGTCGGTCAACGTGCGCGACGACCCGGTGAAGACCCAGCTGGATACTGCCGAGCCGCTGACGGTCCAGCCGTCGTCGTGGGTCGCGCCGGGCGAGGAGGCGACGATCGACGTCTCGTCTCGTGGACGACCGGTGATCAACGCGAAGGTCGCGATCGGCGACAAAGTCGTCGAGACCGACAGCGAAGGAACGGCGACGGTGACGTTCTACCAGTCCGGATCGTACGACGTCACCATCTCCAAGGACGGGTTCGAGTCCGCGCAAGCGGCCCTGCTGGTCCGGGAACCGAACGTCTCGACTCAGGGCTTCTCGGCGGTGTCGCTCGGGACCGTCTCGGGCGAGGAGTCCGTGACGCGGTCGACGGAGATGACCAACTCCGGTGAGGTGGCCGTCGACGTCACGGACGCGTCCATCGACCACGACGGCCTTTCGGCTTCGGTCGCGAGTGGGCACGCCGACCCCGGCGAGACGATCGAGGTCTCGGTCACCGCCGACCCGACCGAGCTCGAAACCGGGTCGTTCACCGCGAACGTCACGGTCGAGTGGGAGAGCGTCGACGAAACCACCGAGATCCCGGTCAGCGGGACCGTGGATGACGGCGACGAGGATGTGTCGCTGTCGGCCGACGCCGGCGGGGATCGAACGGTCGAGGCCGGTGCGACCGTCACGTTCGACGCGTCCGGTTCGAGCGATCCGGAAGGGGACGTCGAGTCCTACGAGTGGACGGTCGAAGGCGACGACGCGTCCGACCGGTCGGGAGCGCGAGTCGAGTACGCGTTCGAGCGTCCCGGTACCTACGAGGTGACGGTGACGGTGACCGACGGGGACGGGAACACGGACGACGATACGGTGGTCGTCACGGTCGAGGAGCGCGACACGACGACCACGACGGCCGACGAGGGCCCGGCGACGGACGAGGACCCAGCAGCGGACGAGGATCCGGCGACGGACGAGGCGTCGAGTCGGGGGTCGACGACTGGCGAGGACGAGACGGGAGGGTCCGAGTCCGATTCGGAATCGACGCAGTCGTCGACGACCGGTGATCCGGGGTCGACGAGCGAGGTGGATTCGACGACGGGATCGAGCGACGGCGACGATTCGCTCACGGTGCCGTCCGCCGAGGAACCGGGCTTCGGTATCGTGGCTGCGCTCCTCGCCCTGTTGGGGCTCCTCGCTGTCGGTCGCCGGCGATAG
- a CDS encoding enoyl-CoA hydratase/isomerase family protein, with protein MGTIDGSADPHLEVEVRTYGDGTALDVSLARPEKLNSLPASSAGALVAVLEAVSEGEYDAVVVRGAGDQFCAGADIEELRDEIVSGNPVDQTRVHDVVDAIRSCPVPVVTEVTGIAFGLGFLVCMAADVVVAGEDATFGMKEVTLGIPIAGWASVLLPEIVGDRRARDWLLTGRSVDCETAVEAGFVTVAAPKSELAERTGDYVDRLAASSSRAVGVLKDRLSFPVDDAERERIRVDETEALASAYETGGVLERIDAVLDD; from the coding sequence ATGGGTACCATCGACGGGTCTGCAGACCCGCATCTCGAAGTGGAGGTTCGGACGTACGGCGACGGGACCGCTCTCGACGTGTCGCTCGCCCGCCCCGAGAAACTGAACTCGCTCCCGGCGTCGTCGGCAGGGGCCCTCGTCGCGGTCCTCGAGGCCGTCTCGGAGGGCGAGTACGACGCCGTCGTCGTCCGCGGGGCCGGCGACCAGTTCTGTGCGGGCGCCGACATCGAGGAGCTCAGGGACGAGATCGTCTCGGGGAACCCGGTCGACCAGACGCGCGTCCACGACGTCGTGGACGCGATCAGGTCGTGCCCGGTACCGGTCGTCACCGAAGTGACTGGGATCGCGTTTGGCCTCGGGTTCCTGGTCTGCATGGCCGCCGACGTCGTCGTCGCAGGCGAGGACGCGACGTTCGGGATGAAGGAGGTCACGCTCGGAATTCCGATCGCGGGCTGGGCGTCCGTACTGCTCCCCGAGATCGTCGGCGACCGTCGCGCACGCGACTGGCTGCTGACCGGTCGTTCCGTCGATTGCGAGACGGCAGTCGAAGCCGGATTCGTCACCGTCGCCGCACCGAAATCGGAGCTGGCGGAGCGAACCGGCGACTACGTCGACCGACTCGCAGCGAGCAGTTCCAGAGCTGTTGGCGTCCTCAAGGACAGGCTGTCGTTCCCCGTCGACGACGCCGAGAGGGAACGCATCCGCGTTGACGAGACCGAGGCCCTGGCGTCGGCGTACGAGACCGGGGGCGTCCTCGAACGGATCGACGCCGTGCTCGACGACTGA
- a CDS encoding flavin reductase family protein translates to MDIDLSVADESSIHRTLTTIVAPRPIGWISSKSADGEENLAPFSYFNAISTHPPMVMFSPVDRDGGELKDTPANVLETGEFVVNMVTEDQLEAMDLTGETVEPNVDEFEFAGIEKEPAETVDVSRVADAQAVLECSFHDDVSVPGSTLVLGIVDYISVDDDVCVNGKIDSREIDSVGRMGGPYYTGVNFLPYERGDAGKRQ, encoded by the coding sequence ATGGATATCGATCTGTCGGTGGCCGACGAGAGTTCGATACATCGAACTCTGACCACGATCGTCGCCCCGCGACCAATCGGCTGGATAAGCTCGAAGAGCGCCGACGGCGAGGAGAACCTTGCGCCCTTCAGTTACTTCAACGCCATCTCGACGCATCCGCCGATGGTGATGTTCTCTCCCGTCGACCGCGACGGTGGTGAACTGAAGGACACGCCCGCGAACGTCCTCGAGACCGGCGAGTTCGTCGTGAACATGGTGACCGAAGACCAGCTGGAAGCTATGGACCTGACCGGTGAGACGGTCGAGCCGAACGTCGACGAGTTCGAGTTCGCCGGCATCGAGAAGGAGCCCGCGGAGACCGTCGACGTGTCGCGAGTCGCGGACGCCCAGGCCGTGTTGGAGTGCTCGTTCCACGACGACGTCTCCGTACCCGGGTCGACGCTCGTCCTCGGCATCGTCGACTACATCTCCGTCGACGACGACGTCTGCGTGAATGGAAAGATCGATTCGAGAGAGATCGACTCCGTCGGCCGCATGGGCGGCCCGTACTACACCGGCGTCAACTTTCTGCCCTACGAACGTGGTGACGCCGGGAAGCGACAGTAA